In Colletotrichum higginsianum IMI 349063 chromosome 1, whole genome shotgun sequence, the DNA window TGCTCAAGGGCGGCGTCATCATGGACGTGACGGACGCGGCGCAGgcccgcatcgccgaggaggccggcgcctGCGCCGTCATGGCCCTCGAGCGCGTGCCGGCCGACATCCgcaaggacggcggcgtcgcccgcATGTCGGACCCGGCCGTCATCAAGGAGATCCAGAACGCCGTCACCATCCCCGTCATGGCCAAGGCCCGCATCGGCCACTTTGTCGAGTGCcagatcctcgaggccctcggcgtcgactaCATCGACGAGAGCGAGGTGCTCACGCCCGCCGACAAGGTCTACCACGTCGAGAAGTCGGGCTTCAAGGCCCCCTTCGTCTGCGGCTGCCGGAacctcggcgaggccctgcgccgcatcgccgagggcgccgccatGATCCGCACaaagggcgaggccggcaccggcgacgtcgtcgaggccgtcaccCACGTCAAGACCGTCACCAACGACATCGCCCGC includes these proteins:
- a CDS encoding pyridoxine biosynthesis protein, with the translated sequence MTNNDASKANGANGDAAKNSFAVKAGLAQMLKGGVIMDVTDAAQARIAEEAGACAVMALERVPADIRKDGGVARMSDPAVIKEIQNAVTIPVMAKARIGHFVECQILEALGVDYIDESEVLTPADKVYHVEKSGFKAPFVCGCRNLGEALRRIAEGAAMIRTKGEAGTGDVVEAVTHVKTVTNDIARAKAVLQTEGVIGIRAMAREIGVDPTLLQQTAELGRLPVVNFAAGGVATPADAALMMQLGCDGVFVGSGIFKSGDPAKRARAIVRATTHFKDAKVLAECSEGLGEAMVGINCDSLKPDEKLATRGW